GAAAGATAAAGCATCTATAATTCTGTGGGACATGAGAACTCCAATCACAAGCCCACCACAGTTGAAGAAGGTGACCTGCACTGCTGCGGGTAACTCATTGACTTCGTCCAATTCATATGGTAGAAACTTGTTGAGCTCACCTGGAATTGGATCCTCAAGAAATTCAGAAAGTTTGCAATTTGCCTTTGCTTCAACGTAGTGGGCACCCTCATCGTTGCAATCTACATAAAGATTGTCCTTAACTCGTCCTGCTAGCACGTAAAATCAGGTTAAGGCATCCGATAAAGATTTCTTAATCCGGTCACTTTGTTCTATATTGGTGAGATTAGTATCGCTGTATTTCGGATAGAAATGAACAAGAGGCATCAATACGAGAGGTTGAAGTTGATCGAGGAAGGAAAGCTGGTAGTGGTGGAGATGTGGAGGGGTTGGAAATGAGGGTTTGACAGTGTCCTGTGAGATAGCTTCGACTTCAAGCTTCATTGTTGTAGTAAAAATTATGGCTCAAGGTGATCAACAAAGTGGAAATGGTTAATCTGGTTCCGAAATGGTTGTTGGAATATGATGATGTAAAGCCACAATGGCTAGCAGCCTCTATATATAGAGCAAGGCTTATTATATAAAATTCGACCTATTTCGTTGTCATTATTCATTCAACGTATTTTCTTGTATCCATATGAACACATGCCACTAGTTGGATTTATTAATGTAATTCGTAGCTGGGTGACACTTCCAATTTaatgattatatataatttatgatGCTAGATTTCCGTTTGAAGCAATAAAGAAGATTAATTTGTTAATGGCGTTTTGGTCAACATATTATTGAATTCTCTGCATATTACTTGATATCGGAGTTATTCTATGGattgataattaatatatatatatatatatagagagagagagagagagagagagagagagagagagagagagagagagagagagagagagagagagagagagagagagagagaggttgggTTAAAATTACACATcgtgtaactttaagtaatattacatcactcaatattttttaattagatatgaatattgacaaatccatcattaaattacattattttcatatttttcccaagcttgcaaaatttcaaggtgattaaagattaataactatgtcattaatcaattgttaaaattcaagtttttataatttaaaataatgcataaaagatgagtttatggatcaaatcaGTGGCGGCTCCCAGATTTTTTTCTAAGGGGGTCAATAAGAAGATACATATTGGGTAAAATATGAATCTTACGATTTACGCGATtttcttattacaaatttgtctaTAATACATACTAgtagttgaataaaaaataaattacaggtttaattgacatatttttttcttaatataatgaacatgttaattattttaagtaaattttaattattactacTAAAAATACTTTTAGTTATTAGTTTAGGACAACTATATGTTCACATTGTACTATCAATACAAGATTTACATTGCAGACAATTATACTGTACATGTTTGTTTAGAATCAATGTAAGATTTACATTATAGATAATAATACtatacacatttgcaaaaaatatacaatattgtacacatttgtttagaaacaatataaatatacaaggtaaactatgtattttctattagttaatttcaaatttgttaagatctaaatggtttttttatttatttaagatttaagataaatatatattacttttgtttttgggcttaCTATTTCTCCCAAATTTAGATAAAGTAGGTTTATTgttaggcatttttttttttttttttggtgtttaaaAAGATCAAAACATTATTCAGAGAATCATAATTAAACTTATTTCAagtgggttttaaaaaatttaaggtcaaagtgttcaaatttttattttaggagggtaaaataaccaaaatatatatatatatatatatataaattatctcagggggttcatttgaaccccctgaactATGCATCGCGCTACCCATGgattaaatggtaaataacatcccaTTGAGACGAAAATTAGTAtgtatattaagaacatatagaatatataattcaatggttggatttttaaaatattaattcaataataagttattagttgaTGTAACATTTCTTCAACTTGcacctagtgtaactttaaacaatgttacactattcaattctttttaattggatgcgaatattgacaaatccattgttagattacattatcttcatatattttctatggttgcaaaatttcaaagtgatcaaacattaatagctatgttattaatcaattgttaaaattcaaatttttgtagtttaaaataatgtataaaagatgagtttatggatcaaatagtaaataacatccgattgatatgaaaattggcatgcatgttaagaatatatagaatatgtaattcaacggttgaattttcaaaatattaatttaataacaagttattggatggtgtaataTTGGATGCGAATATTGACAAACTCgtcattagattacattatctttatatattttccatgcttgcaaaatttcaagatgattaaaaattaatagcgatgtcattaatcaattgttaaaattcaggtttttgtaatttaaaataatgtataaaagatgagtttatgaatcaaatggtaaataacatccgattgatatgaaaattgacatacatgttaagaacatatagaataagtaattcaacggttggattttcaaaatattaattcaataacaagttattagatggtgtaacattacttcaaattacaccaggtgtaatttgaacctaactctatatgggttgggttcaagttacagcTAATATAACTTTAATAGGTAAATCCAAtattaattcttatatatgGGTTGTTTTAATTGTATTCGTGCATATGCATTAGGCTACAcactagtttatatatatatatatatatatatatataattataggtgaaattgagagaaattcaaattaaaattccaaattagagttctaattttgcgacatgtgtcctaaattatttattcttaaagagttttatttcttaattttaaaatcaaatgtggaaccctatcataaatattcatccaagttaATTATAAAGTACAAAAACCATAAATTCTAGagtaaatgaatcgtaaaaaaaattaaaaagtgtttcacaataataaataaataaataacatggacaatttacatttatacctaataatatcattacaagtttttttaaagagttaaaaaaatattaaaataacttaaaataatatttaaattatatatatatgaattatattatacatcttattgtatatctttaaatgTATTCATGCatccctgcctacaccaaaaactgacctatgtcttggtttgataataaaagagctattatcagaaGCGGACACCATAAGTTgatgaaactctctcaaaagaaaaaagtgtattcatgcatatacatggggttacaagctagtatacATTAATAGGtaaatctttgaaaaaatataattagattttacaattgaagttcaattttgcatcatatgtcataaattatttacttttagagagaattttatttcttaattttggagtcaaatgTGAGACCACATCATAGATATCTATCTAAGTGAGTTATtgtgtacaaaaaccaaaaaatctaaaattaatgaacataaataaataaataaaaatatggacaatttacattttttacctaataatattcttctagaactttttaaagagtttatatatatatatatataagaataacTATCAATACTAGGCAAAACTCAAAGAATGTCcaattagaattttattttagagtccaattttgcatcatgcattctaaattatttatttttagagagagttttatttcctaatttcagaatcaaatgtgagatcacatcataaatattcatccaagtgagttattgaatacaaaaactaaagagtctagaataaatgtgaaagttcaaatagtgtataaaacacccttgaacgtttagacccccaattacaaaataacaaattcaagttttatgacaaacaactattGTGCGGAAAATGATCACAAGCTATaaatagaattggtaaacaatttaagccaattaaaatcacatcgacagcagaaaataaaaggcaaagattaagagaaggaagatgcaaacacaaggacaacagaacgatatgttatcgaagaggaaaccgaagccctcggcgtaaaacctctccgccgccctccaagcagtaagtaatccactagaaaatgtagttgggatacatgaacaacaataaactctccaaacctaatctacccagtgtacctaagccctctaagcttcttgctccaacgagattgcgccgaacctatttcttttctaacttcccggattccactacttgaccatagcatcaaccaatgtaaattggttccttcctaactgcttcccagaacaccaaacaaccctctcataATAATGGATAtgatgagaaaaggttttggtaaaagacttctcaaggatttaacaatggagaggaagagagtagaggaatttgaagagtctcttatgtgaaaattttggatgaatcaatcttgttttactctagggtttctgtctcaaaattctctctagaagctctttttctttcgtgggtataaggggtatttatactgggtgagaatggaatgtgaagagtcaggtttttcaaaacaaggctggctcgcggcttggcctcatggcttgactgagtcgcgagatccagccgcgagataactgaacggccagttgtcttattttgtcctgtagtgctccaactagcatgacgcttcaacttctggcatgcctaacacgtgtgcatcttctggcaGCTTGCAACTGCGAAATctagtcgcgagtctctgtttttcttgcacactcttgagcatttcatcacactatctcactcactacccttacaaaaatcccacctaaatacagggttactaattgctgaaatacatgcaaatttggcatagaataaagccaacaagatggttgattaaattcaaccttgaaaaatgaatcataaaaaataataataataataattaaaaaaaaaaaagtgcttcacaataacaaaaattaaaaagtaataaaaaaataataagtaaataaatagaCATGGatagtttacattttatacctaataatattcttacaagactttttaaagagttaacaaaatataagaatggctattaatagtatttaaattatatatatatatatatatgaataatattatgcatcttattgtatatctttaagtgtatctatATAGATACATGGTGTTACGAGCTAGTGTTTGTTAACTGTAATGATACTTACCAGTAGGATACTTATTTCACTCAAAATCCACCATATGtaactttaaacaatattataccacctaataacttgttattgaattcatattttaaaaatttaactgttggattacatgttctatagaGTACAAAtcttttgtctcattttttctgctccactttatactccaccaataaaaacatgccacatgatacaaaaattaaaaagtgtaGACTTCAATTGAAATactatttggattttaattggattttttgcTTAGTTTTAGCTTTATAAGGTTTTATATTTAAGTGCCCGTTTGGATTCGAATTATAgctgcgtctgcgttttctgatttttttttttttttccagccgcactatttgaccaagtcaaccgtgaacagtgcattcgtgcactgttcacggacccacaaattccacttttcagcaactttttcattaaaaatgggtcccacaacactattcacacatttaaaaattattttgctatagtgttttcagtttcagtaaaaataagctcaatccaaacggatcctaaaTATACTTAAGTTCCATTAAAACCCTAGATCAAACAACTAAgaggaaaaattagatttgCAATCTACACGAATCTCAATCGGTTGAGATGTGCATTTTGATCGGTCAAGATAAGTGAAACTTATTtgctctttaatttttttgatttcttgaGTCTTTGACTTCATTTGTTTCATTTAACTAAATAATTCTACTCTAAacatctagaaaaaaaaaagaaaaaaagaaaaaaaagaaagagggttCTACAAAGTTACAATTGTTCATGGTTACCAACTTAAAAATATAGGCTTTACATAGGTTGATTGGGCATAAttattttgggcttgtatagtttgttttagattttagatcaataaattttttatgtcttttaaaaggaggaaaatactAGAGTTATAAACTTTATTACCAACTGTTGATATGATTAGTGATTATTAATaagtgaaaaatgttgtaagtATTAGGCCTATAtgtgaaccaataagaatttgttacttcaaaagtttgtaaaaatattgtagaaatcTTTGAGGCTATAGtgttactcttaaaagaatcaatgatattattaaaggggcaaagtgtaatttgaTAGAATAaatttgctaaaattagtaTCTAGGTATATActaaaatcatttttctttttttaatttgggtttggCCATtgcccccctcccccccccaaAAAAGTCTGTATATGCCTCCatccatgtgtgtgtgtgtgtgtgtttgtgtattttttttattgtaccaGAAAAATCTAATTAGCATTCAAATAGGTTttcaattagtttaattttgcatcatgtgtctcatctaagttttttaatttttgtgtcaagtgagttaagtttattagtttaattttagACCCTTGAGACAAACAGTGTTTAACCAATTTTAAggacaagttgttaattagatcaATTATGAAAGCCTTAGGTTAAACAAACAAGCATGCAGAAAATTAAACAAGCCTTAGGGATTTCTTTGAATTCATAGTAAAGTAGGCctgaaaccctaaacgtttgATAGGCTGATGGGCTGAATTTCTGATTCTGCATATATGCATTTCAATTAGTAAAACTTAAGTTTCAATCATTTGAAACCAATGAAATTTCTGTTCTTGAATCAGTAACTTTCTTGTTCTTGCACATTGACAAGTAGCACATTGGGCATTAAtcatacctatagactctatgttctatatctagacaagtttatgttcacGTATTTGCCAACAACCCTATACACATAAAGAACCTAATAGAGGTAATGTAGAAAATGAGGagttcaatataaatatatcataaaaaatctaatcatatatctaactctatatataaaattagataaaGTGAgggtttgaatgattttatatttatgagccatTTGTTTgtgtaactaaaaataattaaatgttaTAAGTCATTTATATATGTAATACTATGAATATGTACGATCCTTTACTAACTAggtagaaatatatatatatatatatatatattatgtgtgtgtttatgtgtgtAAACTGctgttgtttttaattgtttttgtgcTTATATGTGGGATTTTAAACTAGTAActtgtaaggactgaaattggattggTCCCAAAACCGGATTGGGTTCCAACCCCAGCAgcctaaacaataaatttgtagagcgtggatagaAGAACTAAATCTATCccagaagaaaaacgattagATTTATCGGATCAAGACTGTTAGACACAAGTAAGATTAGAAAATTTATCCTTAGAATAGCTCAAGTAGTTTGTATCATATGATTTTGTTGAATAATGAAATTGTACAAGAGTTCCAGTcctcctcttttattttttccccgCCCCCCTTTAGTACATCTTTCTATGTTATATATCCCAGCTTTGGTGTCGTCTCTatcacacacgtgtaggttagattcggaGAACTCGTtcctgtcccatctagcacttcctagaaccatcaactagtaactgtaaggctgcttaatcactgttcaggcgtcacttccacattaatgcggctagagaaTTAGTTGGGAgtcatttaatgcggaggtagcagctttttgaagatatttgttgtcCTTCTCCTTTCTTATCCCTTGTCTGACGtctaacccttagtgatgatgtaACTCCGAAGTAAGTCCATGATGATATAGCACTTAGATCGACCTTGAACATATATTGCCGAGAGGGCTTTTGTCCTCGGACGCTTATTGGACCTATCTCATATTGTCTCTACTCCTCTCTTCATCCTGTTCTCCTCATAATCTTATTTGGACCTCCTCGAATGGTCTAACGTCCTTCAATCGGGCCATAAGCCCAATTAATACTGCCTTAACCATACTTCCTaattaactggcccccacataACTATATATaggattaatattttgaaaatccaataattatattttcaacacacatgccaaatttcatatcaataagatgttatttactattcgatcaataaactcatattttatgcaaattttataatatgCAGAGATAGAATTTTAACATGCTATAAATGAGatgattattgatttatgatCCTCAGGAAATTTTGCAACCATAGGTggtataaaatgaaaatgtgatttaatagtaaatttttcaaaatttatcactattaaaatgatattaaaTAGTGTAATAGTAATTAAAGCTACATGatagatgtaacttgaacctctattttatatatatatatatatatatacacacacacacacacgcacgaACGCAATAGTAGCTTCTACCCCTAATAAGTTGACCAAAAGCCAAAGGccaatcattttcttctttatttcttttgtcgCACTTGCATTTCAGATATTATGTCTaatcaactagtaaagtttttgatgattgaataagaaatctggaGTTTAATttctgcctacaccaaaaattgattagtgttttagtttgataataaaaaattatcatcaagAGCGGACGCTATAGGTTGAAATTATCTAAaatcaactagtaaagtttctgatgattgaataagaaatctgagGTTCAATttctgcctacaccaaaaattgatttgtgttttagtttgatgataaaaaattatcatcaagagcgaacgctataggttgaaattatccaaaaatatatatatttaaagttaaaaaatatttaaagattAATCACAATAGCTGAtacgaaaaaaagaaatcaacaaCGTTCGTTGAATTGGGCAATGCCCTGCATTTCCGGCTATATATACGAGTTAATACAACCAACAAGTTGTGACTTGTGTATGGTATACGTTCAGACGTTCACATTAATTTATGTGTGACTTCTTAATATGAATTATGAATAATAACATGGGCAACCTGGTACCAATAGtttactaaaaacaaaaacaaaaacaaaaacaaaaacaaaacccctcGTACCCATAATTTCATTGACTTTGTGAACTCCATATATAATATAACTCTTCCAGCCATGGTTCTTTTCCACTGTCTTACGTAAGCCAACAGCCATTTTTTAAATCTCTTAATcgataaataattaaaaatttggagaaactactttttaaattttagtggtACTTTTAGTATATTTTCTTCAAACCTTCATTCAAATGTcgaaattattttaaaaaaagatttcattgGAAATGAGGGTTTGAGGGTGTCCATCAGTGAGATAACTTCAAGTTCAAGCTAGCTGCCGTGTTCAGTGAGgctttaatctatatatatatataaaaccaaaacttttggagcttccacaattttccacgtcagcacaatattaataaaaaaaaaaacaaaataaaaaacaaaataaagcaaataaaaggcaaattaaaacttttctaaaaccctaTAAACTTTTCTCCCCCAACGCTCCCTCAGTCCCACGGCAACCCACCTTCCATCCAAAGACACACCACTTCTTccatcaaaaacacaaattactccgtcaaaagattcaaaacccaCCATACCCACAATCCAATAAATATCTCCTTCCTTAGACCCACGGCAAAACCCACCTTCCATCCAAAGAACACCACTTCTAccaccaaaaacacaaatttctCAATCATTAGACCCACGGCAAAACCCACCTTCCATCCAAAGAACACCACTTCTACCACCAAAAACACAGATTTCTCAATCATTAGACCCATGGCAAAACCCACCTTCCATCCAAAGAACACTACTTCTGCCACCAAAAATACAGATTTCTCAATCAAAACCACCATACCCACTATACCCACAAATCAACAGAGATTGTTTTTGGCCAATTCCCTTCTACTCCCTCCAAAATGCAGACCCACCCACAACTGCAAGCCACAAACCACTGCAGACCCACCAACAACCGCAAGCCACAAACCACCAACATGCAACCTCAACAACCCACAAACGCCGCTGAGAACAACGCACCCCAACCCTCCTGTCGGCGATACACCATCACACCCAACCCACCCGTCGAAACTGGCCCAAAGGTAACTAAGTTTGGTTAGAAATCAgtgtttttttcatttatttttgtagatAAGTTTTGGTAATCAAATTGGTTTAGAAATTTGTaactataaacaaatttaattaggaCTCTATAACCAAAAATATATACCCGTACTCAtaatgtatttattatttagttatatatattatgcGTTATACTAAATGGTTGATTTTCATGTTGGATTTTCTGTTCCATTCTC
This genomic stretch from Quercus lobata isolate SW786 chromosome 3, ValleyOak3.0 Primary Assembly, whole genome shotgun sequence harbors:
- the LOC115979685 gene encoding uncharacterized protein LOC115979685 isoform X2, with translation MAKPTFHPKNTTSATKNTDFSIKTTIPTIPTNQQRLFLANSLLLPPKCRPTHNCKPQTTADPPTTASHKPPTCNLNNPQTPLRTTHPNPPVGDTPSHPTHPSKLAQRTKSIEFRSYLQIPAIAKCIIEKCYCCKLKTAGMVAHFGQNSITPKALPTSFKIQISKH
- the LOC115979685 gene encoding uncharacterized protein LOC115979685 isoform X1; its protein translation is MAKPTFHPKNTTSATKNTDFSIKTTIPTIPTNQQRLFLANSLLLPPKCRPTHNCKPQTTADPPTTASHKPPTCNLNNPQTPLRTTHPNPPVGDTPSHPTHPSKLAQRTKSIEFRSYLQIPAIAKCIIEKVLQLNLGMYIHSFYKFSKITISMCKYKYGGSYEAFIFNNFFFYFFYIIFVNRRQ
- the LOC115979685 gene encoding uncharacterized protein LOC115979685 isoform X3 yields the protein MAKPTFHPKNTTSATKNTDFSIKTTIPTIPTNQQRLFLANSLLLPPKCRPTHNCKPQTTADPPTTASHKPPTCNLNNPQTPLRTTHPNPPVGDTPSHPTHPSKLAQRTKSIEFRSYLQIPAIAKCIIEKLCPYYKCSSADFIQNTNQQTLGVEREI